The proteins below come from a single Dinghuibacter silviterrae genomic window:
- a CDS encoding heavy-metal-associated domain-containing protein codes for MRTIKALLFTVFSLIGLASFAQNTTTTTFKVSGNCSTCKKHIEGAALLPGVAKVDWNKDTKILTLVYNPTKVSVDDVQKRIAAVGYDTPKYRGDDKAYNKLDECCQYDRKP; via the coding sequence ATGCGTACCATTAAAGCACTCCTGTTTACCGTGTTCAGCCTGATCGGCCTGGCTTCTTTTGCCCAAAACACAACGACGACGACCTTTAAGGTGTCGGGCAATTGTTCTACCTGCAAAAAACACATCGAGGGCGCGGCCCTTTTGCCTGGTGTCGCAAAGGTGGACTGGAACAAGGATACCAAGATCCTGACCCTCGTCTACAATCCGACCAAGGTGAGCGTCGACGACGTCCAGAAGCGTATTGCCGCCGTGGGCTACGACACCCCGAAGTACCGCGGGGATGACAAGGCGTATAACAAACTGGACGAGTGTTGCCAGTATGACCGGAAGCCCTAG